One region of Deltaproteobacteria bacterium GWA2_45_12 genomic DNA includes:
- a CDS encoding lysine--tRNA ligase, producing the protein MATDENIYMKQRLDKAQNLRAQNHNPYGNGFVPSATTDDLSARYSSYDAAKLEGLTEVFSLAGRVMANRLFGKAGFLRLRDRTGELQVFCQKGSLSDEQFQFYKNLDVGDFVFVEGELFRTKTNELTLMAQSFAYVTKSIRNLPEKWHGLSDVETRYRQRYVDLIANPEVKNTFIKRSQIITAIRQFLIERQFLEVETPMMHSIPGGASARPFVTHHNTLDMDLYLRIAPELYLKRLVVGGLERVFEINRNFRNEGISIQHNPEFTMLEFYQSYATYEDLMALTEEMLSGLVQKIFGTCKIKYQETEIDFTPPFKRLPIATALVEIGGLEAAKVHDKNFLAEECYKRGIMERGKPGGIGLYQTLLFEHLVESKLIQPTFVTEFPLEVSPLARRNDKNPDIVDRFELMIFGRELANGFSELNDPVDQKERFLKQVEARDAGDEEAMYFDADYIRALEYGMPPTAGEGIGIDRLVMLLTDSPSIRDVILFPQLRAEKP; encoded by the coding sequence ATGGCAACCGATGAAAATATTTACATGAAACAGCGCCTTGACAAGGCACAAAATTTGCGTGCACAAAATCATAATCCTTATGGTAATGGTTTTGTTCCGTCGGCCACGACAGATGATTTATCGGCACGTTATTCCTCTTATGATGCAGCAAAACTAGAAGGACTGACCGAAGTTTTTTCGTTGGCGGGGCGCGTCATGGCCAACCGCCTTTTTGGAAAGGCCGGTTTTTTACGCTTACGTGATCGCACCGGCGAATTGCAGGTTTTTTGTCAAAAGGGAAGTTTAAGCGATGAGCAATTCCAGTTCTATAAAAATCTGGATGTGGGCGATTTTGTTTTTGTGGAAGGAGAACTGTTTCGCACCAAAACAAACGAACTCACCTTAATGGCTCAATCGTTTGCATATGTCACCAAAAGCATCCGAAATCTTCCGGAAAAATGGCATGGGTTAAGCGATGTCGAAACCCGTTATCGCCAGCGTTATGTTGATTTAATTGCCAATCCGGAAGTCAAAAACACATTCATCAAACGCTCGCAAATCATCACTGCCATCCGTCAATTTTTGATTGAACGCCAATTCCTGGAAGTAGAAACCCCCATGATGCACTCCATTCCCGGAGGCGCTTCCGCCAGGCCCTTTGTGACCCATCATAATACTTTGGACATGGATTTGTATTTGCGTATTGCCCCAGAGCTTTATTTGAAGAGGCTTGTTGTGGGCGGTTTAGAACGTGTCTTTGAAATTAACCGGAATTTTCGCAACGAGGGAATTTCCATTCAGCACAATCCCGAATTCACGATGCTTGAATTTTATCAAAGCTATGCCACCTATGAAGACCTCATGGCCCTTACCGAGGAAATGCTTTCAGGCCTGGTTCAAAAAATTTTTGGAACCTGCAAAATAAAATATCAGGAAACCGAAATTGATTTTACGCCCCCTTTTAAAAGATTACCCATTGCCACAGCGTTAGTTGAAATAGGCGGGCTTGAGGCCGCCAAGGTCCACGACAAAAACTTTTTGGCTGAAGAATGTTACAAGCGCGGCATCATGGAGCGGGGCAAGCCTGGGGGAATTGGCCTGTATCAGACGCTCTTGTTTGAACATTTGGTTGAATCCAAACTCATTCAACCCACTTTTGTCACTGAATTTCCCCTGGAAGTAAGCCCGCTGGCCCGCCGCAATGATAAAAATCCGGATATTGTTGACCGTTTTGAACTGATGATTTTTGGACGTGAACTTGCCAATGGATTTTCAGAATTAAATGATCCTGTTGATCAAAAAGAACGTTTCTTAAAACAGGTTGAAGCTCGTGATGCGGGCGATGAAGAGGCCATGTATTTTGATGCGGATTACATTCGCGCTCTTGAATATGGTATGCCGCCAACGGCCGGGGAGGGTATTGGTATCGACCGTTTGGTGATGTTGCTTACCGATTCGCCCAGTATCCGCGATGTGATTTTGTTCCCTCAATTGCGTGCCGAAAAACCGTAG